The Cucumis melo cultivar AY chromosome 5, USDA_Cmelo_AY_1.0, whole genome shotgun sequence genome has a segment encoding these proteins:
- the LOC103498040 gene encoding uncharacterized protein LOC103498040: MEMEPIRPAVKKKLWNVLRAVVFMLRKGLSKSKITFDLHLMLKRSKIAGKAIANLVEFHHGSAFSCQTIDIANSYISTRDYEFSCSNSPANTAYPFRYFNKKLRKQHYFPKSYRYDDFSTVTAVQRVLDILHTDQKSEASPLVPLPGFGKSPLVVRQLRVTDSPFSLKDDGDSQLVDKAAEEFIKKFYTDLRLERSLAAFESPYRNTLCR, encoded by the coding sequence ATGGAAATGGAGCCGATTCGTCCGGCAGTGAAGAAGAAGCTATGGAACGTATTACGAGCGGTTGTGTTCATGTTGAGGAAAGGATTAAGCAAAAGCAAGATCACATTCGATCTTCATTTAATGCTTAAACGAAGCAAAATCGCCGGAAAAGCAATTGCGAATCTCGTCGAATTTCATCACGGATCTGCTTTCAGTTGCCAAACAATCGATATCGCTAATTCTTACATCTCAACTCGTGATTACGAATTCAGTTGCAGTAATAGTCCTGCTAATACAGCATATCCGTTCCGTTACTTCAACAAAAAACTCCGTAAACAACACTATTTCCCTAAATCTTACCGCTACGACGATTTCTCCACTGTTACCGCCGTTCAAAGAGTCCTTGATATTCTTCATACCGATCAGAAATCCGAAGCGTCGCCGTTAGTGCCGTTGCCTGGATTTGGAAAAAGTCCGCTAGTCGTACGGCAGTTACGTGTTACGGATTCGCCGTTTTCGTTAAAGGACGACGGCGATAGTCAGCTCGTTGATAAAGCCGCGGAGGAATTCATCAAGAAATTCTACACGGATCTACGGCTGGAAAGAAGTTTAGCAGCGTTTGAATCGCCGTATCGGAACACACTTTGCCGATGA